A stretch of the Pongo pygmaeus isolate AG05252 chromosome 16, NHGRI_mPonPyg2-v2.0_pri, whole genome shotgun sequence genome encodes the following:
- the ARRDC4 gene encoding arrestin domain-containing protein 4, with product MGGEAGCAAAVGAEGRVKSLGLVFEDERKGCYSSGETVAGHVLLEASEPVALRALRLEAQGRATAAWGPSPCPRASASAAALAVFSEVEYLNVRLSLREPPAGEGIILLQPGKHEFPFRFQLPSEPLVTSFTGKYGSIQYCVRAVLERPKVPDQSVKRELQVVSHVDVNTPALLTPVLKTQEKMVGCWFFTSGPVSLSAKIERKGYCNGEAIPIYAEIENCSSRLIVPKAAIFQTQTYLASGKTKTIRHMVANVRGNHIASGSTDTWNGKTLKIPPVTPSILDCCIIRVDYSLAVYIHIPGAKKLMLELPLVIGTIPYNGFGSRNSSIASQFSMDMSWLTLTLPEQPEAPPNYADVVSEEEFSRHIPPYPQPPNCEGEVCCPMFACIQEFRFQPPPLYSEVDPHPSDVEETQPVSFIL from the exons ATGGGCGGCGAGGCTGGGTGCGCGGCGGCCGTGGGTGCCGAGGGCCGCGTGAAGAGCCTGGGTCTGGTGTTCGAGGACGAGCGCAAGGGCTGCTACTCCAGCGGCGAGACGGTGGCCGGGCACGTGCTGCTGGAGGCGTCCGAGCCGGTGGCCCTGCGCGCGCTGCGCCTGGAGGCCCAGGGGCGCGCCACCGCCGCCTGGGGCCCGAGCCCCTGCCCCCGCGCCTCGGCCAGCGCCGCGGCCCTGGCTGTCTTCTCGGAGGTGGAGTACCTGAACGTGCGCCTCAGCCTGCGGGAGCCCCCGGCCG GTGAAGGCATCATTTTGttacagcctggaaaacatgaaTTCCCATTTCGCTTTCAACTTCCATCTGA ACCTTTGGTCACCTCATTTACTGGGAAATATGGAAGCATTCAGTACTGTGTGCGGGCAGTGTTGGAACGACCCAAGGTACCTGATCAGAGTGTAAAGCGGGAACTCCAGGTTGTTAGTCATGTTGATGTCAACACACCAGCATTATTA ACCCCGGTATTGAAAACTCAAGAGAAAATGGTTGGCTGTTGGTTTTTCACTTCTGGTCCAGTCTCGCTGAGTGCCAAAATTGAAAGAAAGGGATACTGTAATG gagAAGCTATTCCAATCTATGCAGAAATAGAGAATTGTTCCTCTCGTCTGATTGTTCCAAAGGCTGCTATTTTCCAAACGCAGACATATTTGGCTAGTGGAAAAACAAAGACCATTCGACACATGGTCGCCAATGTGCGAGGAAACCACATCGCTTCTGGGAGCACGGACACATGGAATGGGAAAACGCTAAAAATCCCACCTGTTACTCCATCCATCCTGGATTGCTGCATTATCAGAGTGGACTATTCCTTAGCT GTATATATTCACATTCCTGGTGCTAAAAAACTGATGCTCGAACTGCCATTAGTGATTGGTACAATTCCATATAATGGTTTTGGCAGCAGAAACTCCAGCATTGCCAGCCAGTTCAGTATGGATATGAGCTGGTTGACACTGACCCTGCCAGAACAGCCTGAAG CACCACCAAATTATGCAGATGTGGTATCAGAGGAAGAATTCTCTAGACACATTCCTCCTTACCCTCAACCCCCTAACTGTGAGGGAGAAGTGTGCTGTCCTATGTTTGCCTGTATACAAGAATTCCGGTTTCAACCCCCACCTCTTTATTCAGAG GTTGATCCACATCCTAGCGATGTAGAAGAGACCCAGCCTGTTTCCTTCATTCTCTGA